The Ziziphus jujuba cultivar Dongzao chromosome 7, ASM3175591v1 genome includes a region encoding these proteins:
- the LOC107425635 gene encoding glutathione S-transferase zeta class isoform X1, giving the protein MGEPQSNCPLKLYSYWRSSCSCRVRIALNLKGLDYEYIPINVVKGEQFSPEFRKLNPIGYVPALVDGDVVISDSFAILLYLDEKYPQRPLLPTDIRKKAINYQAANIVSSSIQPLQNMTILKYIEEKVSPDEKLPWVQCHIGKGFESLEKLLQDYAGRYATGDDVFLADLFLAPQIFTAKGFNVDMNQFPLLSRLDEAYSQLPAFHDAMPEKQPDAPSSSTS; this is encoded by the exons ATG GGGGAACCACAGTCAAATTGTCCATTGAAGCTCTACTCCTACTGGAGGAGTTCATGCTCTTGCCGAGTTCGAATTGCCCTCAATCTCAAAG GACTTGACTATGAGTATATACCAATCAACGTTGTAAAAGGCGAACAATTCAGTCcag AGTTTAGGAAGTTGAATCCTATTGGTTATGTGCCGGCGCTGGTGGATGGGGACGTAGTAATTTCCGACTCTTTTGCTATATTACTG TATTTGGATGAGAAGTACCCTCAACGTCCTTTGCTGCCTACTGATATTCGTAAAAAAGCCATTAATTACCAG GCTGCAAATATCGTTTCCTCAAGCATACAACCTCTTCAAAATATGACAATACTG AAGTACATTGAAGAAAAAGTTAGTCCAGATGAGAAGCTTCCTTGGGTCCAATGTCATATTGGAAAGGGCTTTGAAT CACTTGAAAAGCTGCTCCAAGACTATGCTGGAAGATATGCAACTGGGGATGACGTTTTTCTG GCCGACTTATTCCTAGCACCCCAGATTTTTACAGCTAAAGGGTTCAATGTTGACATG AATCAGTTCCCTCTTTTGTCCAGGTTGGATGAGGCTTACAGTCAGCTACCAGCATTCCATGATGCTATGCCAGAAAAGCAGCCCGATGCTCCTTCCTCAAGCACAAGTTAA
- the LOC107425635 gene encoding glutathione S-transferase zeta class isoform X2 has protein sequence MGEPQSNCPLKLYSYWRSSCSCRVRIALNLKGLDYEYIPINVVKGEQFSPEFRKLNPIGYVPALVDGDVVISDSFAILLYLDEKYPQRPLLPTDIRKKAINYQAANIVSSSIQPLQNMTILKYIEEKVSPDEKLPWVQCHIGKGFESLEKLLQDYAGRYATGDDVFLNQFPLLSRLDEAYSQLPAFHDAMPEKQPDAPSSSTS, from the exons ATG GGGGAACCACAGTCAAATTGTCCATTGAAGCTCTACTCCTACTGGAGGAGTTCATGCTCTTGCCGAGTTCGAATTGCCCTCAATCTCAAAG GACTTGACTATGAGTATATACCAATCAACGTTGTAAAAGGCGAACAATTCAGTCcag AGTTTAGGAAGTTGAATCCTATTGGTTATGTGCCGGCGCTGGTGGATGGGGACGTAGTAATTTCCGACTCTTTTGCTATATTACTG TATTTGGATGAGAAGTACCCTCAACGTCCTTTGCTGCCTACTGATATTCGTAAAAAAGCCATTAATTACCAG GCTGCAAATATCGTTTCCTCAAGCATACAACCTCTTCAAAATATGACAATACTG AAGTACATTGAAGAAAAAGTTAGTCCAGATGAGAAGCTTCCTTGGGTCCAATGTCATATTGGAAAGGGCTTTGAAT CACTTGAAAAGCTGCTCCAAGACTATGCTGGAAGATATGCAACTGGGGATGACGTTTTTCTG AATCAGTTCCCTCTTTTGTCCAGGTTGGATGAGGCTTACAGTCAGCTACCAGCATTCCATGATGCTATGCCAGAAAAGCAGCCCGATGCTCCTTCCTCAAGCACAAGTTAA
- the LOC107425635 gene encoding glutathione S-transferase zeta class isoform X3, protein MLKKKKKEFRKLNPIGYVPALVDGDVVISDSFAILLYLDEKYPQRPLLPTDIRKKAINYQAANIVSSSIQPLQNMTILKYIEEKVSPDEKLPWVQCHIGKGFESLEKLLQDYAGRYATGDDVFLADLFLAPQIFTAKGFNVDMNQFPLLSRLDEAYSQLPAFHDAMPEKQPDAPSSSTS, encoded by the exons Atgctgaaaaaaaagaaaaaag AGTTTAGGAAGTTGAATCCTATTGGTTATGTGCCGGCGCTGGTGGATGGGGACGTAGTAATTTCCGACTCTTTTGCTATATTACTG TATTTGGATGAGAAGTACCCTCAACGTCCTTTGCTGCCTACTGATATTCGTAAAAAAGCCATTAATTACCAG GCTGCAAATATCGTTTCCTCAAGCATACAACCTCTTCAAAATATGACAATACTG AAGTACATTGAAGAAAAAGTTAGTCCAGATGAGAAGCTTCCTTGGGTCCAATGTCATATTGGAAAGGGCTTTGAAT CACTTGAAAAGCTGCTCCAAGACTATGCTGGAAGATATGCAACTGGGGATGACGTTTTTCTG GCCGACTTATTCCTAGCACCCCAGATTTTTACAGCTAAAGGGTTCAATGTTGACATG AATCAGTTCCCTCTTTTGTCCAGGTTGGATGAGGCTTACAGTCAGCTACCAGCATTCCATGATGCTATGCCAGAAAAGCAGCCCGATGCTCCTTCCTCAAGCACAAGTTAA